A window of the Cutaneotrichosporon cavernicola HIS019 DNA, chromosome: 6 genome harbors these coding sequences:
- the USV1 gene encoding uncharacterized protein (RNA polymerase II transcription factor) → MSLTTTAPLSYSDRPPASHLSYPPTDNRPFQNHNARPGSAHGVPPFDVSSPERLHSSGAGANVIPRVPLHDMGPAPGSSHGYPSQPVPQMGAAPYPPQPAAGQQYYGMPPQPADTTPPTSAGNGRAPAGSFTTDGAPIVPVGISGGKMFRCRGFGECDKVFTRSEHLARHVRKHTGERPFPCHCGKAFSRLDNLRQHAATVHADQTSLNEAMLASLASVHAALSQRANREQRRRGEVVEVPKNAVERPRGERNKAGQQQVPGVAPGGVPPPGYPPGAVYHQPPHGQWAPPPPHHDGRPHTAGGGPAPGWGMEYPGYPGQPPVGDGRPPTAGSATFGDDAGPSRRPPSSAGYPPHGDYYPGGPPGSSHGRPPTADAPPGTAGSGDSNAAAGYQYRPVSSNGPPGHYADSEPPTSSHGPPPHSPMYPHPGAAGVAPGGNWASPSTSHSAYPSGDPSMYPQNPALVGQEGAHPYPPGAPQDGQYGPPPPGSSGGYHYPAQQGYPYYGQQSPAQQQAAQFANASLPPGSGPVQPGHDGRKRRADEDAGGERKQLRSSNGPNTGDQRPATAGSQSGETPMWLPPTTERRQSLSINALVESHDGRASRPQTGDAAHPGAFSYPYPGAPGPATDATGARPPTNDKKAVPAE, encoded by the exons ATGTCACTCACGACAACTGCGCCGCTGAGCTACTCCGACCGCCCCCCTGCCTCGCACCTGTCCTACCCTCCGACGGACAACCGCCCATTCCAAAACCACAACGCTCGCCCCGGCTCCGCGCACGGCGTGCCTCCCTTTGACGTGTCGTCTCCCGAGCGTCTTCACTCTtccggcgccggcgccaacgTCATTCCAAGAGTCCCCCTACACGACATGGGCCCAGCCCCAGGCTCATCTCACGGCTACCCTTCCCAGCCTGTACCCCAGATGGGTGCTGCCCCTTACCCACCCCAGCCTGCCGCTGGTCAACAATACTACGGCATGCCCCCTCAGCCCGCAGAcaccacgccgccgacctcggccggCAATGGCAGGGCACCTGCTGGCAGCTTCACAACCGACGGTGCCCCTATTGTCCCTGTGGGCATTAGCGGTGGCAAGATGTTCCGTTGCCGCGGCTTTGGCGAATGTGACAAGGTGTTCACACGCTCCGAGCATCTTGCTCGTCATGTCCG CAAGCACACCGGAGAGCGTCCCTTCCCTTGCCATTGTGGAAAGGCCTTTTCGCGTCTCGACAACCTGCGCCAACATGCTGCCACCGTCCACGCGGACCAGACGTCGCTGAACGAGGCCATGCTGGCGTCGCTAGCTTCGGTTCATGCTGCTTTGTCGCAGCGGGCAAACCGTGAGCAGAggcgccgcggcgaggttgtcgaggttCCGAAGAATGCCGTCGAGAGGCCGCGTGGTGAGCGCAACAAGGCTGGTCAGCAGCAAGTTCCAGGTGTAGCTCCTGGCGGGGTCCCTCCTCCGGGTTACCCTCCGGGAGCCGTCTACCACCAGCCTCCACACGGCCAGTGGgctccccctccgcctcatCACGACGGCCGCCCGCACACTGCAGGCGGCGGCCCAGCTCCAGGCTGGGGTATGGAGTACCCTGGCTACCCCGGCCAGCCTCCAGTAGGTGACGGCCGCCCTCCGACTGCCGGTTCGGCCACCtttggcgacgacgcaggACCAAGTCGGCGTCCTCCATCGTCAGCTGGTTACCCTCCCCACGGCGACTACTACCCGGGCGGGCCGCCTGGCTCGTCTCACGGCCGTCCCCCAACCGCGGACGCTCCTCCTGGCACGGCCGGCTCTGGCGACTCGAACGCTGCTGCCGGATACCAATACCGTCCGGTCTCATCGAACGGGCCTCCTGGCCACTACGCTGACTCGGAAccacccacctcgtcccacggtcctcctccgcactCGCCCATGTATCCCCACCCTGGAGCAGCAGGCGTCGCGCCCGGCGGCAATTGGGCATCCCCCTCGACATCTCACTCCGCCTACCCGTCGGGTGACCCTAGCATGTACCCCCAGAACCCCGCCTTGGTCGGCCAGGAAGGTGCTCACCCGTACCCGCCGGGCGCTCCGCAAGACGGACAGTAcggcccgccgcctcctggCTCGTCTGGTGGCTACCACTACCCCGCTCAACAGGGCTACCCGTACTACGGCCAGCAGTCCCCTGCCCAGCAGCAGGCTGCTCAGTTCGCCAATGCTTCTCTTCCCCCGGGGTCAGGACCTGTGCAGCCTG GGCACGATGGCCGCAAGCGGCGCGCCGATGAAGACGcaggcggcgagcgcaagcAGCTTCGCAGCAGCAACGGGCCAAATACTGGCGACCAGCGGCCTGCTACGGCGGGTAGTCAATCAGGTGAGACCCCAATGTGGCTTCCGCCAACCACCGAGCGTCGCCAATCTCTCTCAATAAACGCCCTGGTGGAATCGCATGATGGCCGCGCGTCCCGTCCGCAGACGGGTGACGCTGCCCACCCTGGCGCGTTCTCGTATCCGTATCCCGGAGCGCCAGGGCCGGCGACCGACGCGACCGGCGCGCGTCCACCCACCAACGACAAGAAGGCCGTTCCCGCCGAATAA